The following are encoded together in the uncultured Sphaerochaeta sp. genome:
- a CDS encoding SufD family Fe-S cluster assembly protein encodes MVLDSIDCETLASAGVYLDGENRDGTFVICDHTQAFLKTKSLGYELLPIAVALDRYPWLGEQYYFHAVPNNLDEKVVRCANEVCPLGFYLHVDKGFQVTLPVQAAMYMKSDDIEQKIHNVVILEEDSQLHLITGCLAGHPNRVGTHIAIEELYIGKRAKLISTMVHTWGADQNVYPFTGAIVEEDGRFESNYVSLRPAKHLVSNPHTWLVGKRASTKYLTVVLASPGSTIETGGEVYMDAEETSAELAHRGVCTGGIMKQGGLLIGNSQCKAHVDCAGMLLDSGKEGFIESVPGLCSKHPEARMSHEASIGKIAPEVVAYLMSKGMEEREAISMLIRGFLGSDIEGLGTDLDEQISEIVEIAGHGEG; translated from the coding sequence ATGGTATTGGATAGCATTGATTGTGAGACACTGGCATCAGCTGGAGTGTATCTTGATGGAGAGAATCGGGACGGGACCTTTGTCATTTGCGACCATACTCAAGCTTTCTTGAAAACCAAGTCACTTGGCTATGAATTGTTGCCGATTGCAGTAGCTTTGGATAGGTATCCTTGGTTAGGAGAACAGTATTATTTCCATGCAGTTCCCAACAATCTGGATGAGAAAGTTGTCCGTTGTGCAAACGAAGTATGTCCGTTGGGGTTTTATCTTCATGTTGATAAAGGGTTTCAAGTCACGCTTCCTGTTCAAGCCGCCATGTATATGAAGAGTGATGACATTGAGCAGAAGATTCATAATGTGGTTATTCTTGAGGAAGATTCCCAGTTGCACCTCATCACGGGTTGTCTTGCTGGACACCCGAACCGAGTTGGTACCCACATTGCTATTGAGGAGCTATATATAGGCAAGAGGGCTAAACTCATCAGCACGATGGTTCATACATGGGGTGCAGACCAAAATGTCTATCCATTTACAGGAGCTATTGTGGAAGAGGATGGACGATTTGAGAGCAACTACGTGTCGCTACGTCCAGCGAAACACTTAGTGAGCAATCCACACACCTGGTTGGTTGGTAAAAGGGCTTCTACAAAATACCTGACGGTTGTGCTGGCCTCACCAGGTTCGACAATAGAGACCGGAGGAGAGGTATATATGGATGCTGAAGAAACCTCTGCTGAATTGGCGCATCGTGGAGTCTGTACTGGAGGTATCATGAAGCAAGGGGGATTGCTGATAGGCAATTCACAGTGCAAAGCTCATGTGGATTGTGCCGGAATGTTGCTCGATAGTGGTAAGGAGGGTTTTATTGAGTCGGTTCCTGGTTTGTGTTCAAAGCATCCTGAGGCACGAATGAGTCACGAAGCCAGCATCGGGAAGATTGCTCCAGAAGTAGTTGCATATTTGATGTCGAAAGGCATGGAGGAACGAGAGGCCATTTCCATGCTCATCCGTGGATTTTTAGGAAGCGACATTGAGGGACTTGGAACTGATCTCGATGAACAGATATCTGAAATTGTGGAAATAGCAGGGCATGGGGAGGGTTGA
- a CDS encoding ABC-F family ATP-binding cassette domain-containing protein codes for MNVLSLESVSKTLKDEPLFQDVSFGLEEGDHVALIGRNGEGKSTFLKILAGQVVPDSGTIAMKNGTDLVMLEQGVQFSEKETVSSYLLQGSGIRIATWNAYQHALSHPEDEANLIRQSELMESHDGWNLQSDYTSLLGELGLYDLLDSPMATLSGGMQKKVAIARALASRPTMLLLDEPTNHLDIETIEWLESYLKASPATIILVTHDRYFLDTVCRAILELDGGQMYLHPGSFADYLARREQRIERLQKEQDRLSTILRRELAWLRRGPKARTGKDSGRKDRIEAMLANQAVVGDQTQKSFQSASRRLGKKILEAKHLSKAFGEDTVISDFSFSFTKGKKIGVVGPNGSGKTTLLDLLCAHLPSDSGSLDIGVNTMFAYYDQTGRNLESEKTILEYVEEIATQVVLGPSEVVSAAKFLELFGFPTSMHRSTIATLSGGEKRRLYLVSRLLSNPNFLMLDEPTNDLDLPTMENLEQYIQDFEGCVLIVSHDRAFLDLTCDELFVLEEGGTVRYEAQRYSQWRERVQSTPPKQKEETEVPVQKAPRRSDQKGLSYRERQEFEALEEKMSILSKRIDTLEASFSHAETTEDGTLAERTESYHDLRAELDMAEQRWLELAEKL; via the coding sequence ATGAATGTACTCTCATTGGAATCGGTCTCAAAGACCCTCAAAGACGAACCACTGTTTCAAGATGTCAGTTTTGGATTGGAAGAGGGAGACCATGTTGCCCTGATCGGTCGGAACGGAGAAGGTAAATCAACCTTTCTCAAGATACTCGCAGGACAGGTTGTCCCAGATAGCGGAACCATCGCTATGAAAAATGGCACTGACCTGGTTATGTTGGAACAGGGAGTACAATTCAGTGAGAAGGAAACAGTATCTTCCTATCTCCTGCAAGGAAGCGGGATAAGGATCGCCACCTGGAATGCATATCAGCATGCCCTTTCCCATCCAGAGGATGAAGCCAACCTGATCAGGCAGAGTGAATTAATGGAAAGCCATGATGGGTGGAACCTCCAGAGTGATTATACCTCCCTACTTGGTGAGCTTGGGCTCTACGATCTCTTGGATTCACCGATGGCTACGCTCTCTGGAGGTATGCAGAAGAAAGTAGCTATCGCAAGGGCGCTCGCTTCCCGCCCTACCATGTTGCTTCTCGATGAGCCGACCAACCACCTCGACATTGAAACCATTGAGTGGTTGGAGTCCTACCTAAAAGCAAGTCCTGCTACCATCATACTGGTCACCCATGACCGGTATTTTCTCGATACTGTCTGCAGAGCAATTCTTGAGTTGGATGGGGGACAGATGTATCTCCATCCTGGTTCCTTTGCCGATTATCTCGCACGGCGTGAACAGCGTATCGAGCGATTGCAGAAAGAACAGGATAGATTGAGTACCATCCTCAGGAGGGAGCTTGCCTGGCTCAGGCGTGGACCAAAGGCCCGTACAGGAAAGGATAGTGGCAGAAAGGACCGTATTGAGGCAATGCTGGCAAACCAAGCTGTCGTTGGCGACCAGACACAAAAATCCTTTCAGTCAGCAAGCAGAAGATTAGGAAAAAAGATTCTTGAAGCCAAACATCTCAGCAAGGCTTTTGGAGAAGATACCGTCATCTCTGATTTCTCATTCTCCTTTACCAAAGGAAAGAAGATCGGGGTGGTGGGACCGAATGGCAGTGGTAAAACCACCCTACTGGATCTGCTTTGCGCTCACCTCCCCAGTGACAGTGGCTCACTTGATATTGGGGTAAATACCATGTTCGCTTACTACGACCAGACAGGCAGAAACCTTGAAAGCGAGAAGACTATTCTGGAGTATGTGGAAGAAATTGCCACCCAGGTGGTCCTTGGTCCCTCAGAGGTCGTGAGTGCTGCCAAGTTCCTTGAACTCTTTGGGTTCCCCACTTCCATGCACAGAAGCACCATCGCTACATTATCTGGAGGAGAGAAGCGAAGACTTTACCTGGTCTCCCGCCTTCTTTCCAATCCCAACTTCCTGATGCTCGATGAACCAACCAATGACCTTGACCTCCCCACCATGGAGAATCTCGAACAGTACATCCAGGATTTTGAAGGATGTGTACTCATCGTCTCCCACGACCGAGCATTCCTGGACCTTACCTGTGACGAACTCTTCGTGCTCGAGGAAGGAGGCACAGTGCGCTATGAAGCTCAGCGTTACAGCCAGTGGAGAGAGCGAGTACAAAGCACTCCACCAAAACAAAAAGAGGAGACGGAGGTACCGGTGCAGAAAGCACCAAGGAGGTCAGATCAAAAAGGGCTCTCCTACCGGGAGAGGCAGGAGTTTGAGGCACTTGAGGAGAAAATGAGTATACTCTCTAAGCGTATTGATACCTTGGAAGCAAGCTTCTCGCATGCTGAGACCACAGAGGACGGAACCCTTGCAGAGAGAACCGAATCATATCATGACCTACGAGCGGAACTCGACATGGCAGAACAAAGGTGGTTGGAACTTGCGGAAAAACTCTAG
- a CDS encoding ABC transporter ATP-binding protein has product MLNIIRRRFALSRKGAKDFVTGTLWTTVQNITLMLPAVYMFSFLDEYLSTVFGSSTPARNGYWYYVLLGFGFMVIMFLIAVFQYRSTYTTVYEESANRRISLAEKLRRLPLAFFGERNLSDLTSTIMEDCTDLEHTFSHAVPQLFASVLSVLIMAVGLFFYNWQLSLALFWVVPFSAAIILISKKIQLREFSAGYKIKREVSEQIQEGLETIQEIKSYQQEASYLKTLLSTIDRYEKQLIKGELFVGGLVNSSQSVLKLGLVSVIIVGVNLIFAGDIDLFTYLVFLLVASRIYTPMGEVFNNLAALFFLDVRINRVNEMEALPIQQGSTVFEPEHYTIEFEHVSFSYEEGKQVIKDVSFAAKQGEITALVGPSGGGKSTCAKLSARFWDCNEGTIRLGGYDISKIDPETLLEQYSVVFQDVVLFNTTIMENIRIGMRDANDDEVIRAAELAQCDEFVRNMPQGFHTVIGENGETLSGGERQRISIARALLKNAPIVLLDEATASLDVENETKIQTAISTLIQNKTVLIIAHRMRTVAKADHIVVLEGGTLVEQGSSESLLSKNGTYARMWRLQQESTGWRI; this is encoded by the coding sequence ATGCTTAATATCATTCGAAGACGGTTTGCCCTGTCTCGAAAAGGTGCGAAAGATTTTGTCACCGGTACTTTGTGGACTACAGTCCAAAATATCACATTGATGCTCCCGGCAGTATATATGTTCTCATTCTTGGATGAATACCTATCCACAGTATTCGGCTCCTCGACACCTGCGAGAAATGGGTACTGGTATTATGTCCTGCTCGGCTTCGGTTTTATGGTCATCATGTTTTTGATTGCAGTCTTTCAATATCGAAGTACCTATACTACTGTCTATGAGGAAAGTGCCAACCGTAGGATATCCCTAGCTGAGAAGTTGCGACGATTGCCGTTAGCTTTTTTTGGGGAAAGGAATCTGTCCGATCTCACATCAACCATCATGGAAGATTGTACCGATCTTGAGCATACCTTCAGCCATGCAGTACCGCAATTGTTCGCTTCCGTCCTGAGTGTCCTAATTATGGCAGTCGGACTGTTTTTCTACAATTGGCAGCTTTCTCTCGCATTGTTCTGGGTTGTGCCTTTTTCAGCAGCAATTATCCTGATATCGAAGAAAATTCAGCTAAGGGAGTTTTCTGCGGGTTATAAAATCAAACGGGAAGTGAGTGAACAGATCCAAGAGGGGTTGGAAACAATCCAGGAGATAAAATCATATCAGCAAGAAGCTTCGTATCTTAAGACCTTACTCTCAACAATCGATCGATACGAGAAGCAGTTGATCAAAGGTGAACTCTTCGTCGGTGGACTGGTGAACTCTTCACAAAGCGTTCTCAAGCTGGGTTTGGTAAGTGTCATTATTGTTGGAGTCAATCTCATCTTTGCAGGAGACATCGATCTTTTTACCTATCTGGTGTTTCTACTGGTTGCATCGAGAATCTACACGCCTATGGGTGAAGTCTTCAACAATTTGGCAGCACTCTTCTTTCTGGATGTGCGTATCAACCGCGTGAATGAGATGGAAGCATTACCGATTCAACAAGGGAGTACTGTTTTCGAACCGGAGCATTATACCATTGAGTTCGAACATGTCTCTTTCTCTTACGAAGAGGGAAAGCAAGTGATTAAAGATGTGAGTTTCGCCGCGAAACAAGGAGAAATTACAGCGCTCGTAGGGCCATCAGGAGGTGGTAAGAGTACGTGTGCAAAACTTTCCGCTCGGTTTTGGGATTGTAATGAAGGAACGATACGCCTAGGAGGATACGATATAAGCAAGATCGATCCAGAAACGCTCCTTGAACAATACTCGGTGGTATTTCAGGATGTTGTATTGTTCAATACAACAATCATGGAAAACATCCGTATCGGTATGCGCGATGCGAATGACGACGAAGTCATTAGGGCGGCAGAGCTTGCTCAATGTGATGAGTTTGTCCGCAATATGCCACAAGGATTTCATACTGTCATTGGAGAAAACGGAGAAACCTTGTCTGGTGGTGAGCGGCAGCGTATTTCAATCGCACGAGCGTTGTTGAAAAATGCTCCGATTGTGTTGCTCGATGAAGCAACTGCTTCCTTGGATGTCGAGAATGAAACGAAGATTCAAACAGCGATATCCACATTGATCCAAAATAAGACAGTGTTAATCATAGCCCATCGCATGAGGACTGTTGCAAAGGCTGACCATATTGTGGTGTTGGAAGGGGGGACACTCGTGGAACAGGGATCTTCAGAAAGCTTACTCTCAAAGAATGGAACGTATGCAAGGATGTGGAGGCTCCAGCAGGAAAGCACCGGCTGGAGAATCTAG
- a CDS encoding ABC transporter ATP-binding protein produces MNKLRSTILELDDLCVRIGSTEVLNHINMIIPDGEVHALLGPNGSGKTSLLMTIMGFPEYEVTCGSIWFKGQNITETQMHERVHMGLAIAQQRPPTVRGITLRALLGYLLRNEVDPTGRLEELSKAAHMDALLDRDVNHGLSGGEIKRSELMHLLALSPSFSLMDEPDSGVDVEALTVIGKMIRHLIISDPDHPVQRKAALIITHNGNILNQLPIDKAHVMVNGQIGCSGNPAILMQHINDSGYDSCIRCMAERDAMAMGSEVPENEKEQ; encoded by the coding sequence ATGAACAAGCTCCGTAGCACTATACTGGAATTGGATGATCTCTGCGTAAGGATAGGATCCACAGAGGTCCTCAACCATATCAACATGATCATACCTGATGGAGAGGTGCATGCTCTATTAGGTCCGAATGGAAGTGGTAAGACTTCCCTGCTCATGACTATCATGGGTTTTCCTGAATATGAAGTGACATGTGGAAGCATTTGGTTCAAGGGACAGAATATTACAGAAACCCAGATGCATGAACGGGTTCACATGGGCCTTGCAATTGCTCAACAACGTCCCCCAACTGTGCGAGGTATCACTCTTCGCGCACTTCTTGGATATCTACTTCGAAATGAGGTCGATCCTACCGGTAGGCTTGAAGAGCTATCCAAAGCAGCTCACATGGATGCGTTGTTGGATCGAGATGTTAACCATGGATTGTCAGGAGGCGAAATCAAGCGTTCGGAGTTGATGCATCTTCTTGCCTTGTCTCCTTCCTTTTCTCTGATGGACGAACCTGATTCGGGCGTGGATGTTGAAGCGCTCACTGTAATTGGGAAAATGATCCGACACCTCATTATATCCGATCCGGATCATCCTGTTCAAAGAAAGGCTGCTTTGATCATCACTCATAACGGAAATATTCTTAATCAATTGCCGATAGACAAAGCGCATGTGATGGTGAATGGCCAAATAGGATGTTCAGGTAATCCTGCTATCTTGATGCAACATATCAATGATTCTGGGTATGATTCATGTATCAGATGCATGGCTGAGAGAGATGCAATGGCAATGGGTTCGGAAGTACCAGAAAACGAAAAGGAGCAGTAA
- a CDS encoding ABC transporter ATP-binding protein, with translation MNTLRKLQSYMAGRRTLLPAALAVSALSSVAAMVPYVLVWFIIRELFTNSSQASGARIAAYGWWSMGTAVASILLYFVALSFSHLAAFRVETNMRRQAMAKIVCLPLGFFNSTTSGRIRKIIDDNAGITHGFLAHQLPDLAATILMPLVVLVLMFVFDWRLGLACLVPVCFSFIIMSSMMSKRGRSFMESYMTSLESMNTEAVEYVRGIPVVKVFQQTVFSFKNFHKSIIAYKKMVYGYTRMWEKPMAAYTVIINSFVFLLVPIALLIINHTGDTTQTVLNLILYVLLTPVFSQSIMRSMYLNQALGQAREAVDRIEHLTDYPSLSVPVEPKPIISHGIRFENVSFSYPGKQNKAVDAVSFNIPEGKTTALVGSSGSGKTTLARLVPRFWDVDKGSVLIGESNVKHLDPSEIMGHISFVFQNTHLFKTSLLENLRFGNPTATLEDVERAVDQAQCREIIDRLPQGLHTRIGIEGTYLSGGEQQRIVLARAILKNAPIVILDEATAFTDPENEHLIQQAFKKLTKGKTVLMIAHRLTSVTSADNIVVMDTGKIAEQGRHEELLNKQGLYARMWNEYQQSVNWKIGKEEFHA, from the coding sequence AATGGTGCCGTATGTACTGGTGTGGTTTATTATCAGGGAGTTGTTCACAAACAGCAGTCAAGCATCGGGGGCTCGAATAGCGGCCTACGGATGGTGGTCGATGGGAACGGCAGTGGCGAGTATCTTGCTGTATTTCGTGGCGCTTTCCTTTTCTCACCTAGCTGCCTTCCGTGTGGAGACAAATATGCGGAGACAAGCCATGGCGAAAATAGTCTGTCTGCCGCTAGGCTTCTTCAACAGTACAACTTCTGGACGTATCCGAAAGATCATCGATGATAATGCTGGGATAACCCACGGTTTTCTCGCACACCAGTTGCCGGATCTCGCAGCGACAATCCTGATGCCACTTGTTGTTCTGGTTCTGATGTTTGTATTTGATTGGAGACTAGGACTGGCTTGTCTGGTCCCGGTATGCTTTTCTTTCATCATCATGAGTTCCATGATGAGCAAGAGGGGCAGAAGTTTCATGGAAAGCTATATGACCTCATTGGAGTCAATGAATACGGAAGCCGTTGAGTACGTACGTGGCATTCCTGTAGTCAAAGTGTTCCAGCAGACTGTTTTTTCCTTCAAAAATTTCCACAAGAGCATTATTGCTTATAAAAAAATGGTTTATGGATATACAAGAATGTGGGAGAAACCGATGGCGGCGTATACGGTGATCATCAACAGCTTTGTTTTTCTGCTTGTTCCGATTGCACTATTGATCATAAACCATACGGGAGATACCACCCAAACGGTTCTGAATCTCATTCTATATGTGTTGCTTACGCCTGTGTTCTCCCAGAGCATCATGCGTAGCATGTATCTGAATCAAGCCTTGGGTCAGGCAAGGGAAGCTGTCGATCGCATCGAGCATCTCACTGATTATCCCTCTTTGTCGGTTCCTGTAGAACCAAAACCCATCATAAGCCATGGTATACGATTCGAAAACGTATCGTTTAGTTATCCTGGGAAGCAGAACAAAGCTGTCGATGCGGTCAGTTTCAATATTCCAGAGGGGAAGACCACTGCACTTGTCGGATCATCTGGGAGTGGAAAGACAACATTGGCTCGTCTTGTTCCCCGTTTCTGGGACGTAGATAAGGGTTCTGTGTTGATCGGAGAGTCCAACGTGAAACATCTTGATCCATCTGAAATCATGGGGCACATTTCCTTCGTCTTTCAGAATACTCATTTGTTTAAGACTTCTTTGTTGGAAAATTTACGTTTCGGTAATCCAACGGCAACTCTGGAAGATGTCGAACGTGCTGTGGACCAGGCCCAATGTCGTGAGATCATTGATCGACTTCCCCAGGGCCTGCACACCAGGATTGGGATCGAAGGTACCTATCTTTCCGGGGGAGAGCAGCAACGGATAGTGCTGGCTCGTGCAATCCTGAAAAATGCTCCCATCGTGATTCTTGATGAAGCAACCGCCTTCACTGATCCGGAGAATGAGCATCTGATTCAACAAGCATTCAAGAAACTTACCAAAGGAAAGACAGTACTCATGATCGCTCACCGCCTGACGAGCGTAACCTCTGCTGACAATATTGTTGTGATGGACACTGGAAAAATTGCAGAACAAGGTCGGCATGAAGAGTTGCTTAACAAGCAGGGACTGTATGCAAGAATGTGGAATGAATATCAGCAATCGGTCAATTGGAAAATTGGGAAGGAGGAATTCCATGCTTAA
- a CDS encoding DMT family transporter, which translates to MDSNLLLGQLLALVTAACWAQNSIIYRHLGKQVGSDAVAHIRMWLALPAIILLTYSLEGVWFPLSLSPQTYFFILASGAIGYFVTDKLLFQAYVLLGSRESMVIMTLSPVVTAIFGFFLFAERLNGVQILGILTTILGVLLMVLLDRKPLLAQQEQKDRSTGLIFAILASVLQSVSFLMAKFAMDETGPVATNLLRNLGGLSIFIIYNFFFKKNGKRHLALLKKPRLFLILLFAALAGPVLGMTTQMKAFTLAPVGIVTTITQITPILLLPFDRFILHKKVSLPSLGGTFLSIAGVAVLFLAA; encoded by the coding sequence ATGGATAGCAATCTTCTACTCGGGCAGTTGCTTGCCCTCGTCACTGCTGCTTGTTGGGCTCAGAATTCCATCATTTACCGTCATCTGGGAAAGCAGGTCGGTTCTGATGCAGTAGCGCATATCCGCATGTGGCTTGCCCTACCCGCCATCATCCTTCTAACCTATTCGCTGGAAGGGGTGTGGTTCCCCCTCTCCCTTTCTCCGCAGACGTACTTCTTCATCCTCGCCAGCGGAGCAATAGGATACTTTGTTACTGATAAATTGCTCTTCCAGGCCTATGTACTGCTGGGAAGCAGGGAATCGATGGTAATCATGACGCTCTCTCCGGTGGTTACCGCAATCTTTGGTTTTTTTCTATTCGCTGAGCGTTTGAATGGTGTTCAGATACTGGGCATTCTTACCACCATACTGGGGGTATTGTTGATGGTCCTACTCGACCGTAAACCACTCCTCGCCCAACAGGAGCAGAAGGACCGCTCTACAGGCCTGATCTTCGCCATTCTTGCCTCAGTCTTGCAATCCGTCTCTTTTCTCATGGCAAAGTTTGCAATGGACGAGACAGGTCCCGTGGCAACAAACCTTCTACGCAACCTCGGTGGTCTTTCCATCTTCATCATCTACAACTTCTTTTTCAAGAAAAACGGAAAACGTCACCTGGCTCTCCTAAAAAAACCTCGTCTCTTCCTTATCCTGCTTTTTGCTGCACTCGCTGGGCCTGTCTTGGGGATGACAACACAGATGAAGGCATTCACCTTGGCTCCGGTGGGAATTGTTACTACAATTACCCAGATAACCCCTATACTCCTTCTCCCCTTTGACCGATTCATCCTCCATAAGAAGGTTTCTCTGCCCAGCCTCGGGGGCACTTTCCTCTCCATCGCAGGGGTTGCAGTATTGTTTCTTGCTGCTTGA
- a CDS encoding DNA-deoxyinosine glycosylase, producing the protein MLHGFPPIESPQSTVLILGTGPSVRSALKQQYYGHERNAFWPIMRDLLGGDIDLYEQKWELLLSHDIALWDVLSAFQRKGSADSAYTEVIPNDFQQFFQEHPAIERVLFNGKKAQEFYNSLVGIFPESCCFISMPSTSPAYTLSYEEKRDRWAAGLKILPVS; encoded by the coding sequence ATGTTGCACGGATTTCCCCCGATAGAAAGCCCTCAAAGCACCGTGCTCATCCTGGGCACTGGTCCCAGTGTTCGCTCTGCCTTGAAACAGCAGTACTATGGACATGAAAGAAATGCGTTCTGGCCGATCATGAGAGATCTGCTTGGGGGTGATATTGACCTGTACGAGCAGAAGTGGGAGCTGTTGCTCTCGCACGATATTGCCCTATGGGACGTGCTTTCAGCCTTCCAGCGGAAAGGATCTGCAGATTCTGCCTATACGGAGGTAATCCCCAATGATTTCCAGCAATTTTTCCAGGAACATCCTGCAATCGAGAGGGTACTGTTCAATGGGAAAAAGGCACAGGAGTTTTATAACAGTCTTGTTGGGATCTTTCCTGAATCTTGTTGTTTTATTAGTATGCCGTCCACCAGCCCTGCATACACGCTCAGCTACGAGGAGAAACGTGATCGATGGGCTGCAGGGTTAAAGATACTACCTGTTTCTTGA